One genomic window of Sphingomonas sp. C3-2 includes the following:
- a CDS encoding NAD-glutamate dehydrogenase: MKAKTEAGAALLVDSFSEPIAKALIVGALPNEIEQFDKAARADAARFVAETALVRRSDTPAISLETMGGSDDGGLRRMRLAVINADQPFLVDSVAAVIAAQGLAIDRLLHPVIGVERDADGTLVSIGKRGDEGKTPESMIYMEIERADAKDRRALVDAVRGVLADVRAAVRDWPKMQAALRVDAENLGDTEGAALLRWFLDGNLTQLAHEVRLRDGTIESALGIAAGDDAPLLADGSRDLAFAWFETAGNEAPLVLKSNRVATVHRRVPMDLLIVPVRRDGKIMALSIHAALWTSAALAAAPAKVPVLRAGLLQVQEKYGFSASGHAGKALAHALSELPHDLLIGFKPEALEKTALTAMSLADRPRPEMLLYSSPLGRHLFALVWLPREEFSAGRRTAIGEMLADAANASILSWALELDDSDVAQLRYTLDLREGGVVPDAAALNTRLVEMVRGWVPGVESALVALGEGQRAPRLAIRYANVFPAAYRTSYGPDEAARDILRLRDLSTEAQRGTRLFRAPGDSADQLRLKIYHLGGLLPLSDVVPALEHFGFQVLGESSTRLEGGENGYVHDFLLRVGGDIVADDLLARAAVLESAIAAVLEGDAENDAFNQLIGAVGFDPFAVVLLRAWFRYLRQTGMSYGIDTVAGALRRAPNAARQILDLFAALHDPDRASEAAVDAANKALDAALAKVAAIDDDRILRRIRSVVAATLRSNAYAPAAAEALAFKLDSNAIPGLPAPRPWREIWVYSPRVEGIHLRGGPIARGGLRWSDRRDDFRTEILGLMKAQLVKNAVIVPNGAKGGFYAKQLPSPAIDRDAWLAEGTESYRIFIRSLLSVTDNIVDDKVVHPERVVVRDGDDPYFVVAADKGTASFSDVANAIALDRNFWLGDAFASGGSQGYDHKGMGITARGAWVSVQRHFAEMGIDVQKESVTVAGCGDMSGDVFGNGMLLSKALKIVAAFDHRHIFLDPDPDPAESWKERKRLFKLPRSSWADYDEKLISKGGGVFPRTQKEIALSAKAAAAIGIEPGSYDPSTLISAILKAPVDLLWFGGIGTYIKSDDENNAEVGDPANDAHRVNGADVRARVVGEGANLGCTQAGRIDYARTGGRINTDFIDNSAGVDCSDNEVNIKIPLNREMREGRLAFDDRNALLVEMTDDVAALVLEDNRLQTLALSLAQQGGAAALPAQARVIEVLEAAGRIDRAVEGLESSDDLLRRAQDGQGLTRPELAILLSHGKLALQDAIEGSGVTADPALAPLLHAYFPEAMRTRFAAAIDAHRLRPQIIATKMANRLVNRLGLVAPFELAEEEGASMAQVAAAYFAADMIFGLEDVMEAIEGASVGEEDRLALFDMAAASARLHVSDLLRVMAQDAHAGTTAARLSEGVQRLDAARGELLKAEARTQASSLRARLVAHGANGKLADRIVRLDELDGAIGIAELCADQGYDVIESTQAYVRLGEEIGLDWAKAAVQRCTPADQWEKLLVAGLATEFEQLRLDFLARTKGRDPEAMVDQWLTANAARVAQFRALVDRARTAAAPTVAMLAQIGGQARTLLAR, from the coding sequence GCGCGCCGACGCGAAGGATCGCCGCGCGCTGGTCGATGCGGTACGCGGGGTGCTGGCCGATGTGCGGGCCGCGGTGCGCGACTGGCCAAAGATGCAGGCGGCGCTGCGCGTCGATGCCGAAAATCTGGGCGATACCGAGGGCGCGGCGCTGCTGCGCTGGTTCCTTGACGGTAATCTCACCCAGCTCGCGCATGAAGTGCGTCTGCGCGACGGCACGATCGAATCCGCGCTTGGCATCGCTGCCGGTGACGACGCGCCGCTGCTCGCCGATGGCTCGCGCGACCTGGCGTTCGCCTGGTTCGAAACCGCGGGCAACGAAGCGCCGCTGGTGCTCAAGTCGAACCGCGTCGCGACCGTCCACCGCCGCGTGCCGATGGATCTGCTGATCGTTCCGGTGCGCCGCGACGGCAAGATTATGGCCCTTTCGATCCATGCGGCGCTGTGGACCAGCGCGGCGCTTGCCGCTGCCCCTGCCAAGGTGCCGGTGCTGCGCGCCGGGCTTTTGCAGGTGCAGGAAAAATACGGGTTCAGCGCGTCGGGCCATGCCGGCAAGGCGCTCGCCCATGCCTTGTCCGAACTGCCGCACGATCTGCTGATCGGGTTCAAGCCCGAGGCGCTGGAAAAGACCGCGCTCACCGCGATGTCGCTCGCCGATCGTCCGCGCCCCGAAATGCTGCTCTATTCCAGCCCGCTCGGACGCCATCTGTTCGCGCTTGTCTGGCTGCCGCGTGAGGAATTCTCGGCCGGCCGCCGCACCGCGATTGGCGAGATGCTGGCCGACGCCGCGAATGCGTCGATCCTGAGCTGGGCGCTGGAACTCGACGACAGCGATGTCGCGCAGCTGCGCTATACGCTCGATCTGCGCGAGGGCGGCGTGGTGCCCGATGCTGCCGCGCTCAACACCCGGCTGGTGGAAATGGTGCGCGGCTGGGTGCCGGGCGTCGAAAGCGCGCTCGTTGCGCTGGGCGAAGGGCAGCGCGCACCGCGCCTTGCCATCCGCTATGCCAATGTCTTCCCGGCGGCGTATCGCACGAGCTATGGCCCCGATGAGGCGGCGCGCGATATCCTGCGCCTGCGCGATCTGTCGACCGAAGCGCAGCGCGGCACGCGGTTGTTCCGGGCGCCCGGCGACAGCGCCGATCAGCTGCGCCTGAAGATCTATCACCTTGGCGGCCTGCTCCCGCTGTCGGACGTCGTGCCCGCGCTCGAGCATTTCGGCTTCCAGGTGCTCGGCGAAAGCTCGACCCGGCTTGAGGGCGGCGAGAACGGCTATGTCCATGATTTCCTGCTCCGGGTGGGCGGGGATATCGTGGCGGACGATCTGCTCGCGCGGGCGGCGGTGCTTGAAAGCGCGATTGCCGCGGTGCTCGAAGGCGATGCCGAAAATGATGCGTTCAACCAGCTGATCGGCGCGGTCGGGTTCGATCCCTTCGCCGTCGTGCTGCTGCGCGCCTGGTTCCGCTATCTGCGCCAGACGGGCATGTCCTACGGCATCGACACCGTCGCCGGCGCGTTGCGCCGCGCGCCCAATGCCGCGCGCCAGATCCTCGATCTGTTTGCCGCGCTCCACGATCCCGATCGGGCGAGCGAGGCCGCGGTCGATGCCGCGAACAAGGCGCTCGACGCCGCGCTCGCCAAGGTCGCGGCGATCGACGATGATCGCATCCTGCGCCGCATCCGCAGCGTCGTCGCGGCCACGCTGCGCTCGAACGCCTATGCCCCGGCGGCAGCCGAGGCGCTGGCGTTCAAGCTCGACAGCAACGCCATCCCCGGCCTTCCGGCACCGCGTCCGTGGCGCGAAATCTGGGTCTACAGCCCGCGTGTCGAGGGTATCCACCTGCGCGGTGGCCCGATCGCGCGCGGTGGCTTGCGCTGGTCCGATCGGCGCGACGATTTCCGCACCGAAATCCTCGGCCTGATGAAGGCGCAGCTGGTGAAGAACGCGGTCATCGTGCCCAATGGCGCGAAGGGCGGCTTCTATGCCAAGCAGCTCCCGTCGCCCGCCATCGACCGCGATGCCTGGCTGGCCGAGGGCACCGAGAGCTACCGGATATTTATCCGCTCGCTGCTCTCGGTGACCGACAATATCGTCGACGACAAGGTCGTGCATCCCGAACGCGTCGTCGTGCGCGACGGCGATGATCCCTATTTCGTCGTCGCTGCCGACAAGGGCACCGCCAGCTTCTCCGACGTCGCCAACGCGATCGCGCTCGATCGCAATTTCTGGCTGGGCGATGCCTTCGCCTCGGGCGGGTCGCAGGGCTATGACCACAAGGGCATGGGCATCACCGCGCGCGGCGCATGGGTGTCGGTCCAGCGCCACTTCGCCGAAATGGGCATCGACGTTCAGAAGGAATCGGTCACCGTCGCCGGTTGCGGAGACATGTCGGGCGACGTGTTCGGCAACGGCATGCTCCTGTCGAAGGCGCTCAAGATCGTCGCGGCGTTCGATCACCGCCATATCTTCCTCGATCCCGATCCCGATCCGGCGGAAAGCTGGAAGGAACGCAAGCGGCTGTTCAAGCTGCCACGTTCGTCCTGGGCCGATTATGACGAGAAGCTGATTTCCAAGGGCGGCGGCGTTTTCCCGCGCACGCAAAAGGAAATCGCGCTGTCGGCCAAGGCCGCGGCCGCCATTGGCATCGAGCCCGGCAGCTACGATCCCTCGACGCTCATTTCCGCGATCCTCAAAGCCCCGGTCGACCTGCTGTGGTTCGGCGGCATCGGCACCTATATCAAGTCGGACGACGAGAATAATGCCGAGGTGGGCGATCCCGCGAACGACGCGCACCGCGTCAATGGCGCCGATGTCCGCGCCCGCGTGGTCGGCGAGGGTGCCAATCTGGGCTGCACCCAGGCCGGGCGCATCGACTATGCGCGCACGGGCGGGCGGATCAACACCGACTTCATCGACAATTCGGCCGGCGTCGATTGCTCGGACAATGAAGTCAACATCAAGATCCCGCTCAACCGCGAAATGCGCGAAGGCCGTCTGGCGTTCGACGATCGCAACGCGCTGCTCGTCGAGATGACCGACGATGTCGCCGCGCTGGTGCTCGAGGATAACCGCCTGCAAACGCTCGCGCTGTCGCTCGCGCAGCAGGGCGGGGCGGCGGCCCTTCCGGCACAGGCCCGCGTGATCGAGGTGCTCGAGGCCGCCGGGCGGATCGACCGCGCGGTCGAGGGGCTGGAAAGCTCCGACGATCTGCTCCGCCGCGCACAGGATGGGCAGGGGCTCACCCGGCCCGAACTGGCGATCCTCCTGTCGCACGGCAAGCTCGCGCTTCAGGATGCGATCGAAGGGTCGGGCGTCACCGCCGATCCGGCGCTCGCCCCGCTGCTCCACGCCTATTTCCCCGAAGCGATGCGGACGCGCTTTGCCGCCGCCATCGATGCGCATCGTCTGCGTCCGCAGATCATCGCAACCAAGATGGCGAACCGGCTGGTCAACCGGCTCGGCCTCGTCGCGCCGTTCGAACTCGCCGAGGAAGAAGGCGCGTCGATGGCGCAGGTCGCCGCCGCCTATTTCGCCGCCGACATGATCTTCGGCCTCGAAGACGTGATGGAGGCGATCGAGGGCGCTTCGGTGGGTGAGGAAGACCGGCTGGCGCTGTTCGACATGGCGGCCGCGAGCGCACGGCTCCATGTGTCCGACCTCTTGCGCGTGATGGCGCAGGATGCGCATGCCGGCACCACTGCGGCGCGCCTCAGCGAGGGCGTCCAGCGGCTCGATGCCGCACGCGGCGAGTTGCTGAAGGCCGAGGCCCGCACTCAGGCAAGCAGCTTGCGTGCCCGGCTGGTCGCGCACGGTGCCAATGGCAAGCTTGCTGACCGGATCGTCCGCCTCGATGAACTCGACGGCGCGATCGGCATCGCCGAGCTGTGCGCCGATCAGGGCTATGACGTGATCGAATCGACCCAGGCCTATGTCCGTCTGGGCGAGGAAATCGGGCTCGACTGGGCCAAGGCTGCGGTCCAGCGCTGCACCCCCGCCGATCAGTGGGAAAAGCTGCTGGTCGCCGGGCTCGCCACCGAGTTCGAGCAGCTTCGTCTCGACTTCCTCGCGCGAACCAAGGGGCGCGATCCGGAGGCGATGGTGGACCAGTGGCTCACCGCCAATGCCGCGCGCGTGGCGCAGTTCCGCGCGCTCGTCGACAGGGCACGCACTGCGGCCGCGCCGACGGTGGCGATGCTCGCGCAGATCGGCGGGCAGGCCCGCACGCTTCTGGCGCGCTGA
- a CDS encoding ABC-F family ATP-binding cassette domain-containing protein has protein sequence MSAPVLAYENLGLVQGSGWLFRGLNLYLGARDRVALIGRNGAGKTTLLKLIAGTIEGDEGRRTIVPGTKVVILEQEPAMTGHATLLDFAISGEDAPERHAVEAIADQIGIDLSREAATASGGERRRAAIARALAMEPDVLLLDEPTNHLDLAAIDWLENWLGRFTGAFVVISHDRTFLTRLTRQTLWLDRGNLRRNEIGFGGFDAWTEKVYAEEERAAEKLDAKLKLELHWLARGVTARRKRNQGRLEALHKMRAQRAAMIGPQGAAKLAVESDDVKTKSVITLDGVTKSFGDRAVIKDFTFKVQRGDRIGLVGSNGAGKTTLLKLMTGELAPDEGKVTLAKTLDGVIIDQQRSLMAPEKRVRDVLAEGGDWIDVRGVRKHIQGYLKEFLFDPSLAEAKVGTLSGGERSRLLLAREFARRSNLLVLDEPTNDLDLETLDLLQEVIADYEGTVLIVSHDRDFLDRTVTVTLGLDGSGKIDVIAGGYADWERKRVARTEPRKAAAKAPAADTAPKPQQRTKLSYKDQRDFDLLPQKIEEIEAQIARDEALLADPDLYTRDPKRFQTLTQAIDAARAERDAAEERWLELAEMVEALG, from the coding sequence ATGTCCGCCCCCGTTCTCGCCTATGAAAATCTTGGTCTCGTTCAAGGCAGTGGATGGTTGTTCCGCGGACTGAACCTGTATCTGGGCGCGCGCGACCGGGTGGCGCTGATCGGCCGCAACGGCGCGGGCAAGACGACGCTGCTCAAGCTCATTGCCGGAACGATCGAGGGCGATGAGGGCCGCCGTACCATCGTTCCGGGCACCAAGGTCGTGATTCTGGAGCAGGAGCCCGCGATGACGGGCCATGCGACCTTGCTCGATTTCGCGATTTCCGGCGAAGACGCACCCGAGCGCCATGCGGTGGAGGCGATCGCCGACCAGATCGGCATCGACCTGTCGCGCGAGGCGGCAACGGCATCGGGCGGCGAGCGCCGCCGCGCGGCGATCGCGCGCGCGCTGGCGATGGAGCCCGATGTGCTGCTGCTCGACGAGCCGACCAACCATCTCGATCTGGCGGCGATCGACTGGCTGGAAAACTGGCTGGGGCGCTTTACCGGCGCCTTTGTGGTGATCAGCCACGACCGTACCTTCCTGACCCGCCTGACCCGGCAGACGCTGTGGCTCGACCGCGGCAATCTGCGCCGCAACGAGATCGGCTTTGGCGGTTTCGACGCCTGGACCGAGAAGGTCTATGCCGAGGAGGAACGCGCCGCCGAAAAGCTCGACGCGAAGCTGAAGCTCGAACTTCACTGGCTGGCGCGCGGTGTGACCGCCCGGCGCAAGCGCAACCAGGGCCGGCTTGAGGCGCTGCACAAGATGCGCGCGCAGCGCGCCGCCATGATCGGGCCGCAGGGCGCGGCGAAGCTCGCGGTCGAATCCGACGATGTGAAGACCAAGAGCGTGATCACGCTGGACGGCGTGACCAAAAGCTTTGGCGACCGCGCGGTGATCAAGGACTTCACCTTCAAGGTGCAGCGCGGCGACCGCATCGGCCTGGTCGGATCGAACGGCGCGGGCAAGACGACTTTGCTCAAGCTGATGACCGGCGAGCTGGCGCCCGACGAGGGCAAGGTGACGCTCGCCAAGACGCTGGACGGCGTGATCATCGACCAGCAGCGCAGCCTGATGGCACCCGAAAAGCGCGTGCGCGACGTGCTGGCCGAGGGCGGCGACTGGATCGACGTGCGCGGCGTGCGCAAGCATATCCAGGGCTATCTGAAGGAATTCCTGTTCGATCCCTCGCTTGCCGAGGCCAAGGTGGGGACGCTTTCGGGCGGCGAACGCTCGCGCCTGCTGCTTGCGCGCGAATTTGCGCGGCGGTCGAACCTGCTCGTGCTCGACGAGCCGACCAACGATCTCGACCTCGAAACGCTCGACCTGCTTCAGGAAGTGATCGCCGATTATGAAGGCACGGTGCTGATCGTCAGCCACGACCGCGACTTTCTCGACCGCACGGTGACGGTGACGCTCGGCCTTGACGGATCGGGCAAGATCGACGTGATCGCAGGCGGCTATGCCGATTGGGAGCGCAAGCGCGTGGCGCGGACGGAACCGCGAAAAGCCGCCGCCAAGGCCCCGGCCGCCGACACCGCGCCCAAGCCGCAGCAGCGCACCAAGCTGAGCTATAAGGACCAGCGCGATTTCGACCTGTTGCCGCAGAAGATCGAGGAAATCGAAGCGCAGATCGCGCGCGACGAGGCCTTGCTCGCCGATCCCGACCTGTACACGCGCGATCCCAAGCGTTTCCAGACGCTGACTCAGGCGATCGACGCCGCGCGCGCCGAACGCGACGCCGCCGAGGAACGCTGGCTGGAGCTGGCCGAGATGGTCGAAGCGCTCGGCTGA
- a CDS encoding PepSY domain-containing protein, which translates to MKMMTRLICTIAVSLSAGAMLAPAQAQARRGDQDSAYQAVQRGHVMSLREIESRVLPSVRGAEYLGPEFDRGRAVYRLKFRRDVRVFWVDVDARTGDVVARSDR; encoded by the coding sequence ATGAAAATGATGACACGCCTTATTTGCACGATTGCAGTCAGCCTGTCCGCGGGCGCCATGCTTGCCCCTGCGCAGGCTCAGGCGCGGCGTGGCGATCAGGATTCGGCCTATCAGGCGGTCCAGCGGGGCCATGTCATGTCGCTCCGCGAGATCGAGTCCCGGGTGCTTCCCTCGGTGCGCGGGGCGGAGTATCTGGGGCCAGAGTTTGATCGCGGTCGCGCGGTGTATCGCCTCAAGTTCCGCCGCGATGTGCGGGTCTTCTGGGTCGATGTCGATGCCCGCACCGGCGATGTGGTGGCACGTTCGGACCGTTAG